The following are encoded in a window of Elusimicrobiota bacterium genomic DNA:
- a CDS encoding peptidoglycan DD-metalloendopeptidase family protein, which translates to MTFSARACFLLGFVGVCAVVGAKESVESKRDGLKKIQSEIEEKRQEKKNTSRRVRELRKEVDRISTELESARKAYSLVESRLIKAEKTRAEAESRVRSSRHDLGEWRDRLSSETRDYFIRWSLGSEGSFSSLMYEKALLSDRAASLSFAEENHQSVQSLRDDLAEAEENLRRLRLDKQREERRAENARGRMRDLQKTAEGRQMVLDRQLKELHVSARKFEKKIADLLLKEKEAKALAAKKAKATVVPTVKGVGNKWRRRLPWPVAGPVVEKFGRTLNAEVGAPTISNGVLLRPMAGATVRAVQEGEVLFAGPFMNYGLMALVSHSDHVHTIYAQLGGLQLTRGQRVMAGDVVGDPGRDENGRPQVYFELRVDGEPVNPEEWLRN; encoded by the coding sequence ATGACCTTCTCTGCTCGCGCCTGCTTCCTGCTGGGTTTTGTGGGCGTTTGTGCGGTGGTGGGGGCGAAAGAGTCTGTGGAATCTAAACGGGATGGCTTAAAAAAAATCCAGTCGGAAATAGAAGAAAAACGACAGGAAAAGAAAAACACATCACGACGGGTTCGGGAATTGCGAAAAGAAGTGGATCGGATTTCCACGGAATTGGAGAGCGCGCGGAAAGCGTATTCGTTGGTGGAAAGCCGATTGATTAAGGCGGAGAAGACACGCGCGGAAGCCGAGTCGCGGGTCCGATCTTCTCGACACGATTTAGGGGAATGGCGGGACCGTTTGTCCTCAGAGACTCGGGATTACTTTATCCGATGGTCTTTGGGATCGGAGGGGTCCTTTTCCAGTTTGATGTATGAAAAAGCTCTGTTGTCCGATCGGGCTGCCAGTCTTTCTTTTGCGGAAGAGAATCACCAAAGCGTACAATCCCTACGGGATGATCTGGCGGAAGCCGAAGAAAATTTGCGGCGGCTGCGGTTGGATAAGCAGCGGGAAGAACGACGGGCCGAGAACGCCCGGGGGCGCATGCGGGATTTACAAAAAACGGCGGAAGGGCGTCAGATGGTTTTGGATCGCCAGCTCAAGGAACTCCATGTCTCCGCTCGGAAGTTTGAGAAGAAGATTGCCGATTTGCTTTTGAAAGAGAAAGAAGCCAAGGCTTTGGCGGCCAAAAAGGCCAAAGCCACGGTTGTGCCAACAGTCAAAGGTGTGGGGAACAAGTGGCGAAGGCGATTGCCCTGGCCTGTGGCGGGACCCGTGGTGGAAAAATTTGGGCGTACTTTAAACGCCGAGGTGGGGGCCCCGACCATATCCAACGGGGTCCTTTTGCGCCCGATGGCCGGGGCCACGGTCCGTGCTGTTCAAGAGGGTGAGGTTCTTTTTGCGGGGCCTTTTATGAATTACGGTTTGATGGCGTTGGTGAGCCACTCGGACCATGTGCACACCATTTACGCCCAACTGGGAGGCCTTCAGTTGACACGCGGTCAAAGGGTTATGGCCGGCGATGTCGTCGGCGATCCCGGGCGGGATGAGAACGGGCGTCCCCAGGTGTATTTTGAACTTCGGGTCGATGGGGAACCAGTGAACCCTGAAGAGTGGCTTAGAAACTAA
- a CDS encoding TraR/DksA family transcriptional regulator: protein MPKPKKSKSVAKKKPAIIKIFKQAGTQAYEKALNKMREEILRLVEGNKSPDISSQDVGDEADQATRSSERELLFELSDNERNTLDSVEAALRKIGTGVYGVCESCRGKIAIPRLKAIPHARHCIACQAKIDTPRR, encoded by the coding sequence ATGCCCAAACCCAAGAAGTCTAAAAGCGTGGCCAAGAAGAAGCCCGCCATAATTAAAATATTTAAACAGGCCGGAACCCAAGCGTATGAAAAGGCATTGAACAAAATGCGCGAAGAGATCCTTCGTCTGGTGGAAGGGAATAAAAGTCCGGATATTTCTTCCCAGGATGTGGGCGACGAAGCGGATCAGGCCACGCGATCTTCTGAACGGGAACTTCTTTTTGAGCTTTCCGATAACGAACGGAACACCTTGGATTCCGTGGAAGCCGCTCTTCGGAAAATCGGGACCGGTGTGTACGGCGTGTGTGAATCCTGTCGGGGTAAAATTGCTATTCCGCGGTTAAAGGCCATTCCCCACGCGCGGCACTGCATTGCCTGTCAGGCGAAGATCGATACCCCCCGTCGCTAA
- the tsaD gene encoding tRNA (adenosine(37)-N6)-threonylcarbamoyltransferase complex transferase subunit TsaD: MSKMIRVLGIETSCDETAAAVVENGRHILSNVVSSQVPIHQPYGGVVPELASRAHVETVQGVVEAALKGQTPRGAAPFPKTLPVDMVAVTVGPGLVGSLLVGKVVAEMVAWVYGKPIIGVNHLEGHLLSILPGHPDLEPPYLALVVSGGHTELVHVQNYGKYHVLGRTRDDAAGEAFDKVSRCLGLGYPGGPAIDRAAQKGNPAAIPFPRALLGEGFDFSFSGLKTSVVYYLRDHPEIRDSKKKVADVCASFQAAVVDVLVKKTVAAADTLGLRHIAVCGGVAANSALREGFAVHGKKHKIHMASPLLCTDNGVMIAVAGYYKHLRGGRVSEPEPLSVDSTLAIESWG, translated from the coding sequence ATGAGTAAAATGATTCGCGTTCTCGGTATTGAGACTTCTTGCGATGAAACTGCCGCGGCAGTGGTGGAAAACGGTCGCCACATCTTATCGAACGTGGTTTCCAGTCAGGTGCCCATCCATCAACCGTATGGGGGCGTTGTCCCCGAATTGGCTAGCCGGGCTCACGTAGAGACGGTTCAGGGGGTGGTGGAGGCGGCGTTGAAGGGGCAGACCCCACGTGGAGCGGCTCCTTTCCCCAAAACGCTCCCTGTGGATATGGTGGCGGTGACCGTCGGCCCAGGGTTGGTGGGCTCTCTTTTGGTGGGAAAGGTCGTGGCGGAAATGGTGGCGTGGGTTTACGGGAAACCCATTATTGGGGTGAATCATTTGGAAGGCCATCTCCTGTCCATTTTGCCGGGTCACCCGGATTTGGAGCCTCCGTATCTCGCCCTTGTTGTTTCGGGGGGCCACACAGAATTGGTCCATGTCCAGAACTACGGGAAATACCATGTTTTAGGACGAACCCGGGACGATGCCGCTGGGGAAGCTTTTGACAAGGTGTCCCGTTGCTTGGGGTTGGGCTATCCGGGCGGGCCCGCCATTGATCGTGCGGCGCAGAAAGGGAACCCCGCGGCGATCCCGTTTCCGCGAGCTCTTCTGGGCGAAGGGTTTGATTTTTCTTTCTCAGGATTAAAAACTTCAGTGGTTTATTATCTTCGGGATCATCCTGAAATTCGTGATTCTAAAAAAAAGGTGGCCGACGTTTGCGCCAGTTTTCAGGCGGCGGTCGTTGACGTTTTGGTCAAAAAAACCGTGGCCGCGGCGGATACTTTGGGGCTTCGCCATATTGCGGTGTGCGGCGGGGTGGCCGCCAATAGCGCGTTGCGGGAGGGTTTTGCCGTTCATGGGAAAAAGCACAAGATTCATATGGCGTCCCCTCTTCTTTGCACGGACAATGGGGTTATGATTGCGGTTGCGGGATACTATAAGCACCTCCGCGGTGGGCGCGTTTCCGAACCTGAGCCTCTCTCTGTGGATTCAACCTTGGCCATTGAAAGCTGGGGATGA
- the glgA gene encoding glycogen synthase GlgA, with product MRILFTASEAVPFIKTGGLGDVVGALSVALKSAGHDVRLVLPYYRGISSDFPPLTLLPFSLRVPLGDGAVLVRVYEATFSARYRVYLVDSPDHFDRDGVYGEPGVSEFFDNDNRFIVLSRATLEIAKTVGFRPDIIHAHDWQTGLVPALLKTVYRDDPFFLPTASVFSIHNIAYQGIYPKQTLLKAGLGWPEFTPDKIEFYDQVNFLKAGIAYAHLVSTVSPSYAAETQRGEFGVGLDGFLRTRSSEYFGVLNGLDTRYWNPRQDPFLLRRYSPKTLSGRVACREDLQRGSGLDVDPKAPLFGMVSRLDPQKGIDILLAILEDFLSDGCQAVFLGQGNPGYQASLLTLQRKYPGRVSVSTDFNEPLAHKIYGGADIFLMPSRFEPCGLGQMIALRYGAVPVVNPTGGLLDTVAPVSEDGAKGVGFVADRVETGSYRSALQTAVRFLRTNPQGWRALVRRGMELSFDWKESVRHYVDLYRLAQSKKRASQAEASKKSSF from the coding sequence ATGAGAATCCTTTTTACCGCGAGTGAAGCGGTCCCCTTTATCAAAACGGGGGGGCTGGGCGATGTGGTGGGGGCGCTCTCGGTTGCTCTCAAGAGCGCCGGCCACGATGTTCGTTTGGTCCTTCCATACTATCGCGGGATTTCTTCTGATTTTCCACCGTTAACCCTCCTTCCTTTTTCACTTCGTGTTCCCCTGGGGGATGGCGCGGTTCTGGTGCGGGTCTATGAAGCGACTTTTTCGGCCCGCTATCGTGTCTATCTGGTGGACAGCCCTGATCATTTTGACCGGGATGGTGTTTACGGAGAGCCGGGCGTTTCTGAGTTTTTTGACAACGACAACCGCTTTATCGTTCTGTCTCGGGCAACGTTGGAAATTGCCAAAACCGTTGGGTTTCGTCCGGATATTATTCACGCGCACGATTGGCAAACGGGTCTCGTTCCAGCTCTCTTAAAAACGGTTTATCGTGACGATCCCTTTTTCTTACCCACCGCGTCCGTTTTTAGCATCCACAACATTGCCTATCAAGGAATTTATCCCAAACAAACTCTCCTAAAAGCAGGACTTGGATGGCCGGAATTTACCCCAGATAAAATCGAATTTTATGATCAAGTGAATTTTCTAAAGGCGGGGATCGCATACGCCCATCTGGTTTCGACTGTGAGCCCCAGCTACGCGGCGGAAACCCAACGAGGGGAATTTGGGGTGGGTTTGGATGGTTTTCTTCGCACCCGTTCTTCAGAATATTTCGGTGTATTGAACGGTTTGGATACCCGATATTGGAATCCACGGCAAGACCCCTTTTTGCTCCGCCGGTACTCGCCCAAAACTTTGTCGGGACGAGTGGCCTGTCGCGAAGATCTTCAGCGGGGCTCCGGTTTGGATGTGGACCCGAAGGCCCCTCTTTTTGGGATGGTGTCTCGGCTTGACCCTCAAAAAGGGATAGATATTTTGTTGGCTATTCTTGAGGATTTTTTAAGCGACGGGTGTCAGGCCGTTTTTTTGGGACAAGGGAACCCCGGTTACCAGGCATCTCTCCTGACCCTGCAACGGAAATATCCGGGGCGGGTCTCTGTCTCAACGGATTTCAATGAACCCCTGGCCCATAAAATATATGGCGGGGCCGATATTTTTCTGATGCCCTCCCGTTTCGAGCCTTGTGGGTTGGGCCAAATGATTGCGCTTCGCTATGGGGCTGTCCCCGTGGTGAACCCCACGGGAGGCCTTTTGGATACGGTGGCCCCTGTCTCAGAGGATGGAGCGAAAGGCGTTGGGTTTGTCGCGGACCGGGTTGAGACGGGGTCCTACCGGTCGGCCTTGCAAACGGCCGTGAGGTTTTTGAGGACGAATCCTCAGGGATGGCGCGCGTTGGTGCGACGGGGGATGGAACTCTCTTTTGATTGGAAAGAATCTGTGCGTCACTATGTGGATCTGTATCGGTTGGCCCAATCTAAAAAACGTGCCTCTCAGGCAGAGGCCTCAAAAAAGAGTTCATTTTGA
- a CDS encoding polysaccharide pyruvyl transferase family protein, translated as MEQVGLNPPPLLAGYFGNGNAGDEMILQMLRGALGPAPFLSGPWPVGGPAVPRFHLWRVLLELGRSRALVLGGGELFQSRTSGRSLAYYLSLPLIARMLGRPLFGFSLALDPDLGSLGKRLTAILLQKALGVWVREETSLNFLSRRRVAVRWMPDIVWAWPTATPKPSPSLRRVLWIPRFPSEINAGGGFGGALRSVSPHYQYGFLPLHPMEDRIPLAQCRQGFPHFHRLETWHVPGDIFERIAAYDLVVTMRYHGLIAAVLAGRPVIAIPGHGKVRDLAQELEVPMIEPGAVASTDWARVFRNAFEMGPRSPGVRPAQAAMALKDLLRDLTALSLHN; from the coding sequence GTGGAACAGGTTGGCCTAAATCCTCCTCCCCTTCTGGCCGGATATTTCGGTAACGGAAACGCTGGGGACGAAATGATACTTCAAATGCTGCGCGGGGCCTTGGGCCCCGCTCCTTTTTTGTCGGGGCCTTGGCCCGTAGGGGGGCCCGCGGTTCCTCGGTTTCATCTCTGGCGAGTGCTCTTAGAACTTGGTCGATCCCGGGCACTTGTTTTGGGCGGGGGAGAACTCTTTCAATCCCGAACCAGCGGCCGAAGCCTGGCGTATTATTTATCACTCCCTCTTATTGCACGAATGTTAGGACGACCCTTGTTCGGTTTCAGTCTGGCTTTGGATCCGGACCTCGGGAGTCTTGGGAAAAGATTAACCGCTATTTTGCTGCAAAAAGCTTTGGGTGTCTGGGTTCGAGAGGAGACGTCCCTGAATTTCCTTTCACGGCGTCGGGTTGCCGTTCGGTGGATGCCGGATATCGTTTGGGCGTGGCCCACGGCGACCCCTAAGCCTTCCCCTTCTCTCCGACGAGTTTTATGGATTCCCCGGTTCCCTTCAGAGATCAATGCGGGCGGTGGATTTGGGGGCGCTCTCCGATCCGTTTCCCCTCACTATCAATACGGGTTCCTCCCTCTGCATCCTATGGAGGATCGGATCCCCTTGGCCCAATGCCGACAGGGTTTTCCGCACTTTCATCGGTTGGAAACGTGGCATGTGCCCGGAGATATTTTTGAACGGATCGCGGCGTATGATTTGGTGGTTACCATGCGTTATCACGGGTTGATTGCCGCGGTGTTGGCGGGCCGCCCGGTGATTGCGATCCCGGGGCACGGGAAGGTACGGGACTTGGCTCAAGAGTTGGAGGTCCCGATGATTGAACCCGGAGCCGTCGCTTCAACGGATTGGGCGCGGGTGTTCCGGAACGCCTTTGAGATGGGCCCGCGATCTCCGGGCGTACGGCCCGCCCAAGCGGCAATGGCTTTGAAAGACCTTCTCCGGGATCTCACAGCCCTTTCGCTCCATAATTAG
- the galT gene encoding galactose-1-phosphate uridylyltransferase — translation MPELRRDPVIGRWVIISTERSRRPVGFSTHRENQGSVPCPFCPGNEAKTPPEIFALGPRGRTPNTPGWTTRVVPNKFPALQIEGDLHRSGEDLFDRMDGLGAHEVIIETDDHNRELEDLSEAQIADVLGSWRDRILDLKKDPRFEYILVFKNRGSAAGASLAHAHSQLIATPMVPIRVKQELRGAEEYFEQKGRCIFCQILEAELNKKDRLVEVNDDFAVLTPFASRFPFEMWILPRAHASNFDGSSEATLRSLSRTLKSVLGRLNNVLDNPPYNFIIHTSPLKTNRLAHFHWHIELMPKIVHTAGFEWGAGFYINPTPPEQAAQYLREVSNGFSAG, via the coding sequence GTGCCTGAACTTCGTCGCGATCCCGTGATTGGTCGTTGGGTCATTATTTCAACCGAAAGGAGTCGGCGCCCGGTTGGGTTTTCGACTCATCGGGAAAATCAGGGGTCCGTCCCCTGTCCTTTTTGCCCGGGAAATGAAGCCAAGACACCTCCGGAAATTTTTGCGCTTGGTCCCCGCGGACGAACTCCCAATACGCCTGGATGGACGACGCGTGTGGTCCCCAATAAGTTCCCTGCGCTTCAAATAGAAGGGGATTTGCATCGGTCGGGTGAGGATCTGTTTGATCGTATGGATGGTTTGGGAGCTCATGAGGTTATCATTGAAACGGACGACCACAACCGCGAGTTGGAAGATCTTAGCGAAGCCCAAATTGCTGATGTTTTGGGAAGTTGGCGCGACCGAATTTTGGATCTAAAAAAAGACCCGCGGTTTGAATACATTCTTGTTTTTAAAAATCGGGGGTCCGCGGCAGGGGCTTCTTTGGCGCACGCGCATTCCCAATTGATCGCTACGCCCATGGTCCCGATCCGAGTTAAACAAGAGCTCCGAGGGGCCGAAGAATATTTTGAACAAAAGGGACGGTGCATCTTTTGTCAAATTCTTGAGGCGGAATTGAATAAAAAGGACCGTCTTGTTGAAGTGAACGATGATTTTGCTGTCCTCACTCCCTTTGCCAGTCGGTTCCCTTTTGAAATGTGGATTCTTCCCCGGGCGCACGCTTCCAATTTTGATGGATCATCAGAAGCGACCTTGCGTTCTCTCAGTCGAACATTGAAGAGTGTTCTTGGGCGATTAAATAACGTGCTCGACAATCCTCCTTACAACTTTATCATCCATACCAGTCCTTTGAAAACCAATCGTTTGGCACATTTCCATTGGCACATTGAATTGATGCCGAAAATTGTTCACACCGCGGGGTTCGAATGGGGCGCCGGCTTTTACATCAACCCCACTCCGCCGGAGCAGGCGGCCCAGTATCTTCGCGAGGTGAGCAACGGTTTTTCCGCGGGATGA
- the dusB gene encoding tRNA dihydrouridine synthase DusB has protein sequence MTVLSLRKATSLMPIGANPRIGSLQLENPFILAPMAGIGDPPYRRLCRRGGAGLVCAEMVSANALHYKDERSHRMLATFPDEHPISMQVFGNDPERLAGAAQAAEAAGADVVDLNCGCPVPKITKSGGGISLMKEESVFSRCVGAMVRAVRVPVTVKMRLGFRPGENRAVRFAQIAQDQGAAAVSIHARSQEDRHDGPPNLEALRLVVQAVDIPVFGNGGVHAYEDVRAMMDISGVVGVLVGQAAIGNPFLFLEFLSARAGGPSSWAVPVRERFSLLREHAKMIVEYYGETVGIRRLRKYLFSYVKGLPNASAFRGLANRVDRLDAFLALLGDFETKLSGISNDGAGND, from the coding sequence ATGACCGTTTTGTCTCTCCGGAAGGCGACCTCCCTCATGCCCATAGGTGCCAATCCCCGAATCGGTTCCCTCCAATTGGAGAACCCGTTTATCTTAGCCCCGATGGCCGGCATTGGAGATCCCCCCTATCGGCGGCTGTGTCGTCGCGGTGGCGCGGGTCTGGTGTGTGCTGAAATGGTCTCGGCCAATGCTCTTCACTACAAAGACGAAAGGTCTCATCGAATGCTGGCCACTTTTCCGGACGAACATCCGATCAGTATGCAGGTGTTCGGGAACGATCCCGAGCGTTTGGCGGGGGCGGCTCAAGCGGCGGAAGCGGCGGGTGCCGACGTGGTGGATCTCAACTGTGGATGTCCTGTTCCTAAAATCACTAAAAGTGGCGGCGGTATCTCGCTCATGAAAGAGGAGTCTGTTTTTTCCCGTTGTGTGGGGGCCATGGTTCGGGCGGTTCGGGTTCCTGTGACAGTCAAAATGCGTTTGGGTTTTCGTCCAGGAGAAAACCGCGCGGTTCGGTTCGCCCAAATCGCCCAGGATCAAGGCGCGGCCGCGGTCTCCATTCACGCGCGCTCCCAAGAGGACCGGCACGACGGCCCGCCTAACCTGGAGGCCTTAAGGCTTGTGGTTCAAGCTGTGGACATCCCCGTCTTTGGAAACGGCGGGGTGCATGCCTATGAAGATGTTCGGGCGATGATGGATATTTCCGGTGTGGTGGGGGTGCTTGTGGGGCAGGCGGCCATTGGAAATCCATTCCTTTTTTTGGAGTTTTTGTCGGCGCGAGCCGGTGGCCCCTCTTCTTGGGCCGTTCCGGTACGTGAGCGGTTTTCCCTCTTGCGAGAACACGCCAAAATGATCGTGGAGTATTACGGGGAAACCGTCGGTATTCGGCGATTGCGAAAATATCTTTTCTCTTATGTGAAAGGTCTTCCGAACGCTTCGGCCTTTCGGGGTTTGGCCAATCGGGTTGATCGTCTGGATGCGTTTTTAGCCTTATTGGGTGATTTTGAAACAAAACTCAGTGGAATTTCGAACGATGGTGCAGGAAACGATTGA
- a CDS encoding S41 family peptidase: MKKRAMLYSFLFAGLVLGTVLSPVRSAVDETYRQIKLLVDILQHVREQYVEETDQKKLIYGAAAGIARSLDPFSQFMEPEAHKEMKTETHGQFGGLGIRIAVRDGWLTVITPMPDTPAYRLGILPGDKIVKIEGEVSQGLAVEDAVTRLRGKPGSKVTITIAREGDKEPRDFTITREVIKILSVRSTLLEENIGYVKLNEFIETSEADMRKALKGLKGKGMTSLVLDLRNDPGGLLTSAVDVTKLFIGDSKIVTYTQGRAQPRQDFFADSKAPFDDLPLAVLVNGGSASGSEIVTGALQDHKRAIIIGSETFGKGSVQSVIPLDDGSALRLTVAKYYTPNGRSIHRDETTKKGGITPDIVINVPKEIEAKLYMQADELYAKDKAPMSVVKEEDRVKDEVLERAIQILKAEAVFQQMKR, from the coding sequence ATGAAAAAAAGAGCGATGCTTTATTCTTTTCTATTCGCGGGCCTGGTTTTGGGAACGGTTTTGTCTCCGGTCCGTTCGGCTGTGGATGAAACGTACCGCCAAATCAAACTTCTGGTGGATATCCTTCAGCACGTCCGTGAACAATACGTAGAAGAAACAGACCAAAAAAAATTGATTTATGGCGCGGCGGCGGGAATAGCGCGGAGCTTGGACCCTTTTAGCCAGTTTATGGAGCCTGAGGCCCATAAAGAGATGAAAACCGAAACTCACGGTCAGTTTGGAGGGCTCGGCATTCGAATCGCGGTGCGGGACGGGTGGTTAACGGTGATTACCCCCATGCCCGATACCCCCGCGTATCGGTTGGGAATTTTGCCGGGCGATAAAATTGTGAAAATTGAGGGGGAAGTGTCGCAAGGGCTAGCGGTGGAAGACGCGGTCACTCGGCTCCGGGGAAAACCAGGGAGCAAAGTCACCATCACCATCGCTCGCGAAGGCGACAAGGAGCCCCGTGATTTTACGATCACCCGGGAGGTGATTAAAATATTAAGCGTACGTTCCACCCTCTTAGAGGAAAACATCGGGTATGTAAAACTCAATGAGTTTATTGAGACAAGTGAAGCCGATATGCGCAAGGCGCTCAAAGGGTTGAAAGGAAAAGGAATGACCTCTTTGGTCCTGGACCTTCGTAACGATCCTGGCGGGTTGTTAACCTCGGCCGTGGATGTCACAAAATTGTTTATCGGTGATTCAAAGATCGTGACCTATACTCAGGGACGCGCCCAGCCGCGGCAAGATTTTTTTGCAGACAGCAAGGCCCCCTTTGACGATCTTCCTTTGGCCGTCTTGGTGAACGGGGGGTCCGCTTCCGGCTCCGAAATCGTGACAGGGGCCCTTCAGGACCACAAGCGGGCGATCATCATTGGGTCGGAGACCTTTGGGAAAGGGAGTGTTCAGTCCGTGATCCCGCTGGATGACGGCTCAGCGCTCCGTTTGACCGTGGCCAAATACTACACGCCGAATGGGCGGTCCATTCATCGGGACGAGACCACGAAGAAAGGGGGGATTACCCCGGACATCGTCATCAACGTTCCAAAAGAAATTGAAGCCAAGCTTTACATGCAGGCCGATGAACTTTACGCGAAAGATAAGGCCCCCATGTCCGTTGTAAAAGAAGAAGACCGTGTAAAAGATGAGGTGTTGGAGCGCGCCATTCAGATTCTCAAGGCGGAAGCTGTTTTTCAGCAAATGAAACGTTGA
- the scpB gene encoding SMC-Scp complex subunit ScpB, whose product MERDERKKVLELLLWMTDRPLKATEIVHILGDSSFTELELREDLNILGREFDDRQAPYHVVEVAHGFQLASRPAFSQWVRKLYKEKTALRLSPSALETLSIVAYKQPLTRGEIEDIRGVDVSGTLETLLERKLVKIVGRKEALGRPLLYGSTTDFMKQFGLRSLDELPRLEELVPSDDSVPTEPLATEPPLETLSETDIPPEGVAEVPVAETLETPVEEPRA is encoded by the coding sequence ATGGAACGTGACGAACGGAAAAAAGTTTTAGAACTATTGCTGTGGATGACAGACCGTCCACTTAAGGCGACGGAAATCGTTCATATTTTGGGGGATTCTTCTTTTACGGAATTGGAACTGCGTGAAGATCTCAATATTCTTGGGCGCGAATTCGATGACCGTCAGGCTCCCTATCACGTGGTGGAAGTGGCCCATGGGTTTCAGTTGGCTTCGCGGCCCGCGTTCAGTCAATGGGTCCGGAAGCTGTATAAAGAAAAGACAGCTCTACGCCTTTCACCTTCAGCTTTGGAGACTTTGTCTATCGTGGCGTACAAACAACCTTTGACTCGAGGAGAAATTGAAGACATCCGTGGGGTGGACGTGTCCGGCACATTGGAAACACTTTTGGAACGAAAACTCGTTAAAATCGTGGGACGAAAAGAGGCGTTGGGTCGTCCGCTCCTGTATGGAAGCACGACGGATTTTATGAAACAATTTGGGCTCCGATCGTTGGACGAACTTCCGCGGTTGGAGGAGCTGGTCCCGTCAGATGATTCCGTTCCCACGGAGCCCTTGGCGACCGAACCCCCTTTAGAAACTCTGAGCGAAACGGACATTCCGCCCGAAGGTGTGGCGGAAGTTCCGGTCGCTGAAACGCTCGAAACCCCCGTGGAGGAACCCCGTGCCTGA
- a CDS encoding aminotransferase class I/II-fold pyridoxal phosphate-dependent enzyme: MRHNRAPLFETVLNHAKKQVVSFHTPGHKNGRGVDRRLKAFTGKNLYAMDLTVFPEVDSLHDPVGPIKKAQQLMAMAYGVEHSFFLVNGSSSGNMIMLMAACQPGDSVIISRNAHKSTMAGVILSGVWPIWIQPKVDQNLDILFDSSPEQIEEALRLFPEAKAVFVTSPTYNGISADLVKIKEICRARGKILLVDEAHGAHLKFHKDLPVSAVEAGADMCVQSTHKILSALSQGSVLHLQSDLVDVGRVRKIVSLLQTTSPNYLILSSLDVARRQAVLEGEKMLERVIRNAEWARKQISLMKNIFTFSRKDIVARGYDLDTTKLTVNVTRTGLSGHEIEDILAEKYNVQVDAADLFNLIAIMGIGSDKSDVVKLIDALAEIDDKHRGGAQNWVLQIPELTTEMVMNPRDVFLLHKSKRVPLSKAVGQISAQTLTPYPPGIPVLIPGERITREIVNYLSDLSDKDIRVVGQEGDALRTIKIVAAR, translated from the coding sequence ATGAGACATAACCGAGCGCCTCTTTTTGAGACTGTTTTAAACCACGCCAAAAAACAGGTGGTTAGTTTTCACACGCCTGGACATAAAAATGGGCGGGGGGTGGATCGTCGTCTTAAGGCGTTTACCGGGAAAAATCTTTACGCTATGGATTTGACGGTGTTTCCGGAAGTGGATTCTCTTCACGATCCGGTGGGGCCCATAAAAAAAGCGCAGCAGTTGATGGCTATGGCCTATGGGGTGGAACATTCGTTCTTTCTGGTGAACGGGTCTTCTTCGGGGAACATGATTATGTTGATGGCGGCGTGTCAGCCCGGGGATTCAGTCATTATTTCCCGAAACGCCCACAAGTCCACCATGGCGGGGGTGATTCTTTCGGGGGTGTGGCCCATATGGATTCAGCCGAAAGTGGATCAGAATCTGGACATCCTTTTTGATTCGAGCCCAGAGCAAATTGAAGAAGCCCTTCGGCTTTTTCCGGAGGCCAAGGCCGTGTTTGTCACGAGCCCGACCTACAACGGGATTTCAGCGGATTTGGTTAAAATCAAAGAGATTTGTCGAGCTCGGGGAAAAATCCTTTTAGTGGACGAAGCTCACGGGGCCCATTTGAAATTCCACAAGGATCTTCCGGTTTCCGCCGTGGAGGCGGGGGCGGATATGTGTGTGCAATCCACCCATAAAATTCTATCGGCCCTTTCCCAGGGATCCGTGTTGCATTTACAATCCGATCTGGTGGATGTGGGGCGAGTGCGCAAAATCGTTTCCCTGCTTCAAACCACAAGCCCTAACTATTTGATCCTGTCCAGCTTGGACGTGGCGCGCCGCCAGGCCGTGTTGGAAGGGGAGAAAATGTTGGAGCGGGTAATTCGCAATGCCGAATGGGCCCGGAAACAGATCAGCCTCATGAAGAATATTTTCACCTTTTCCCGAAAGGATATTGTGGCGCGGGGTTACGATTTGGACACGACAAAATTAACGGTGAATGTAACCCGAACCGGTTTGTCAGGGCATGAAATCGAAGATATTTTGGCTGAAAAGTATAACGTGCAGGTGGACGCGGCGGATCTCTTCAACCTGATTGCGATTATGGGGATAGGGTCCGACAAGTCTGATGTGGTCAAACTGATCGATGCCTTGGCGGAAATTGACGACAAGCACCGCGGGGGGGCTCAGAACTGGGTCCTTCAGATTCCCGAGCTGACCACCGAAATGGTCATGAACCCCCGGGACGTCTTCCTCCTTCACAAAAGTAAGCGGGTCCCGCTTTCGAAAGCGGTGGGTCAAATATCTGCCCAGACGCTCACCCCGTATCCTCCGGGCATTCCGGTTCTTATTCCGGGTGAACGAATCACGCGGGAAATAGTAAACTACCTGTCCGATTTGTCTGACAAAGATATTCGTGTTGTTGGTCAAGAGGGAGACGCGCTTCGGACCATTAAGATTGTGGCCGCGCGCTAA